One region of Strigops habroptila isolate Jane chromosome 11, bStrHab1.2.pri, whole genome shotgun sequence genomic DNA includes:
- the IL17RD gene encoding interleukin-17 receptor D, which translates to MAGGLELGSLLFALVACFGGHQPAEAAGGASGRRGAAAEACGGRGLSSVTRNNGLLNITFKYDNCTPYLNSVGKHVIGDVQNITISQYACYEQVAVTILWTANAIGIEYLKGFRVILEELKSEGRQCQQMVLKDPKQLSPSFKRTGMESQPFLNLKFETDYFVKIVPFPSIKNESNYHPFFFRTRPCELLLQPENLVCKPYWKPRNLNVTQHGFNMQVSFDHAPHNFGFRYYFLHYKLKHEGPFKQKTCKQEQNTDTTSCILQNVSPGDYIIELVDDTNTTRKTMHYALKPVHSPWAGPIRAIAITVPLVVISAFATLFTVMCRKKQQENIYSHLDEESSESSAYAAGLHVERLRPRPKVFICYSSKDCQKHINVIQCFAYFLQDFCGCEVALDLWEDLKICKERQKEWLVKKINESQFIIIVCSKGMKYFVEKKNWKHRGITKDAGKGELFLFAVWTVAEKLRQAKQNSNDLCKFIAVYFDYSCEGDIPGILDLSTKYKLMDNLPQLYSHLHSRDLSVQDSEVFPVNISKRNYFRSKSGRSLYVAICNMHQFIDQEPDWFEKQFIPFPPPSLHYSEPVMEKFDSGLVLNDLVNKQDGDFYMKADMNVISAGNSDSHCIIQHLNLGEDIETQDIQGGGSSVLQPLLHVVKASNLKDMPRDSGIYDSSVPSSELSLPLMEGLLTDQIETSSITESVSSSSGLGEEEPPVITATKFLVPGICKAELHCHIHTDELQAIAPL; encoded by the exons aCTGCACACCTTACCTGAATTCAGTGGGAAAGCATGTGATTGGAGATGTGCAGAATATAACTATCAGTCAGTATGCATGTTATGAACAGGTTGCAGTGACGATACTTTGGACAGCAAATGCCATTG GGATTGAATACCTGAAAGGATTTCGAGTAATACTTGAGGAGTTAAAATCAGAGGGAAGACAATGCCAGCAGATGGTTTTAAAAGATCcaaagcagctcagccccagtTTTAAACGAACA GGAATGGAATCCCAGCCCTTTCTAAATCTGAAGTTTGAAACAGATTACTTTGTAAAGattgttccttttccttccattaaAAATGAGAGTAATTATCACCCATTTTTCTTCCGAACTAGAC CATGTGAATTGTTGCTACAGCCAGAAAACCTTGTCTGCAAACCTT ACTGGAAGCCAAGGAACCTAAATGTTACCCAGCATGGTTTTAACATGCAAGTGTCCTTTGATCATGCACCTCACAACTTTGGGTTTAGATACTACTTTCTTCACTACAAACTGAAGCATGAAGGGCCATTTAAGCAAAAAACCTGCAAACAG GAGCAAAACACAGATACTACAAGTTGTATTCTTCAGAATGTGTCTCCAGGGGATTATATAATTGAG cTGGTTGATGACACTAATACAACAAGGAAAACAATGCACTATGCACTAAAACCAG tacaCTCTCCATGGGCTGGACCAATAAGAGCCATTGCCATCACAGTCCCTTTAGTTGTCATTTCAGCATTTGCGACACTTTTCACAGTGATGTGCCGCAAGAAACAGCAAG AAAACATATATTCCCATCTAGATGAGGAGAGCTCAGAATCTTCAGCATATGCTGCAGGTCTCCATGTGGAAAGACTCCGTCCCCGGCCAAAAGTGTTCATCTGCTATTCCAGTAAAGATTGCCAGAAACACATTAATGTCATCCAAtgctttgcttattttcttcaggaCTTCTGTGGCTGTGAG gtggCTCTAGATTTGTGGGAAGATCTAAAAATTTgtaaagaaagacagaaagagtggcttgttaaaaaaataaacgAGTCCCAGTTTATCATCATTGTGTGTTCCAAGGGAATGAAATACTTCGTtgaaaaaaagaactggaaacACAGAGGGATAACCAAAGATGCTGGAAAAGGAGAActctttctgtttgctgtgtGGACCGTTGCAGAGAAGCTTCgtcaagcaaagcagaattcaAATGATCTCTGCAAGTTCATTGCAGTCTACTTTGATTACTCCTGTGAAGGAGACATCCCTGGTATTCTGGATCTAAGTACAAAATACAAACTTATGGACAATCTGCCTCAGCTGTATTCACATTTACACTCCAGAGATCTTAGTGTACAGGATTCAGAGGTGTTCCCTGTTAACATTAgtaaaaggaattatttcagGAGCAAATCTGGGAGGTCCCTTTATGTTGCCATTTGCAATATGCATCAGTTCATTGATCAGGAACCAGATTGGTTTGAGAAACAATTTATTCCCTTTCCTCCACCTTCTTTACATTACTCAGAGCCTGTCATGGAAAAATTTGAttcaggtttggttttaaatgacTTAGTGAATAAACAGGATGGCGATTTTTACATGAAAGCAGATATGAATGTTATTTCAGCTGGGAATTCAGACTCTCACTGTATAATTCAGCACTTAAACCTTGGAGAAGACATAGAAACTCAGGACATTCAAGGTGGTGGCAGCTCTGTTCTTCAGCCATTGCTACATGTTGTTAAAGCTTCAAATCTTAAAGATATGCCTCGAGATTCTGGAATCTATGATTCGTCTGTTCCTTCATCTGAATTATCTCTACCTTTAATGGAAGGACTATTGACAGACCAAATTGAAACATCTTCCATTACAGAAAGTGTTTCTTCGTCATCAGGTTTAG GGGAAGAAGAACCTCCTGTAATCACTGCTACAAAATTCTTAGTGCCTGGAATATGTAAAGCAGAACTTCATTGCCATATCCACACTGATGAACTGCAGGCAATTGCTCCTTTATAA